Below is a genomic region from Nocardioides panacis.
CAAGCCCGAGAAGGCGCCGGCCGGCATGCCCGGCGGCGACGGCGGCATGGGCGGCATGGACTTCTGAGTCCCGCCGCGCGGACGGTCCCGACCGTCCACTGAATGACAGCAGGGCCCCGGCTTCGGCCGGGGCCCTGCTCGCGTCCGGACGGGTCAGCGGACGCCGTACGGGCGGAACTGGATGCTGATCCGCGGCCCCACCGGGCGGGCGGTCTTGAGGACGGCGTGCTCCCAGGTGCGCTGGCAGGAGCCGCCCATCACCAGCAGGTCGCCGTGCCCGACCGGGAACGAGATCGACTCGCCCCCGGTGCGCGGGCGCAGCGAGAGCCGCCGGGCCTCGCCGAGCGAGAGGATCGCGACCATCGTGTCCTCGGTGCTGCTCCGGCCGATGGTGTCCCCGTGCCAGGCCACGCTGTCGCGGCCGTCGCGGTAGAAGCACATCCCGGCCGACCGGAACCGCTCGCCGAGCTCGGCGGCGTAGTGCCGGTCCAGCGCGTGCCGGGCCTCCACGAGCAGCGGGTCGGGCAGCGGCTCGTCCTCGGCGTAGAACTTCAGCAGCCGCGGGACGGCCACCTCGTTGTCCCACATCACCCGCCGCTCGGCGTGCCAGGGCACGTCGGTGACCAGCCGGGCGAACAGCTCGTCCGAGCCGGACACCCAGCCCGGGCGCACGTCGACCCAGGCGCCCCGGGTGAGCACGTGCCGGGTGACCGTGCCGCCGAGCGGCCCGAGGGCGGCGTCGGGTCCACCGGTGCCGTCGGGGCAGTCGAGGTCGTCGGGACTGTCGAACAGCGACGTCTGGAACTCCACGGTCATGCGTCGATGCTACCCCTGCTTCGAACAGGTGTTCTAGTGCCTGGTCAGCGCCAGCACCTGTGCGGCGACCGTCGGCACGCTCGCCGCGGTGGTGTCGACGACGTGGTCCTCCACCGCGGCGGCCGCCAGGAGGTCGGCCAGCTCGCTCGAGCGCGCCAGGTGCCAGCGCAGCCCGTCCGGGTCGTCGCGGTGCCGCGACCGGAGCCGGGCCCGCACCAGGTCCGGGTCCGCGGTCAGGCGGACGAAGGTCAGCGGCACGCCCGCCGCGCGGGTCAGCGCCTCCCGGTCGGCCGCCGTCTCGACGACGCCGGCCAGCACCAGCGTCCGGGCGCCCGCGGCACGGACGTTCGCCGACACCGCGCGCAGGTTGGCCAGCAGGATCGTGGTGTTGAACCGGTCGCCGGGCGGGGACGGCCAGGCCTGCCGCAGCGCGTCGAGGTCGAGCACCGCGTGGGGCTCGTCCCGCTCGCGGAGCAGGTCGCCGACTGCCGCGGCGACCGAGGTCTTCCCGGCGCCCACGGTGCCGTTGAGCAGAAGCCCCCGGGTCACCGCAGCGCGCCGGCGTAGCGGGCGAGCATCCGGCGCTGGCCCCAGCGGCCGACCGGCCCGGCGAGCCGGGTGACCAGCAGCCCCGGGCGGGAGTACGCCGACACGGCCAGCCGCACGACGTCGCCGTCCAGGCGGACCACGAACGACTCCTCGCCGGCCTCCGGGTGCCCGGGCAGCGTGCCGTAGGCGAACCCGGTCCGGGTCGGCTCGTCGACCACCCACACCACGCGGCAGGGGATCCGCAGCGGCCCGAGCCGGCACAGCACGACGGCGCCGGTGTGCACGCGGGGCGATCCGGCGGCGACCCGCAGCCCGGCTCCGGCGTGCATCCGCCAGGTCATCAGCGTCTCCGCGGCCCGGCGGAGGTCCGCCTCGCCCCGGCCCACCGCGACCTCGAGGTCGAGCCGGTGGAAGCCCGCGGGGTACGTCGACCCGCTGGTCGCGCCCACCGGGGCGTAGCTGAACGGCAGGGCGCCGAGCCGGTCGACGTCGCGGGCCGGGAGCCGGCCGACCTCACGGGCCACGTCAGCCAGCCCGGCGGATCCGGATCGGCCCGGTCGCGGTCGCGGGGTCGACGACCCGGCCGCCCTGCGTGACGACCACGCTGCCGTCCGCGACGAGCCGGCGGGCCGCCCGCCTGGCCGGCTCCATCAGGTCCCGCCAGCCGTCCGGCCGCACCGCGCGGGCGGCGTCGGAGGGGCAGATCGTCGAGGTGGGTGCCCGCTTCCCCAGGAGGTCGAGGATCGCGGCCTCGAGGCGTGCGTCGACGTCGGGACCGGTCTTCTCCTCGGGGGGCACGCCCCCAGTCTGCGTCGGGGCCGGTTGCCCGTCGCACTACGGTGGGGCCGGAGTGCCGCGCGCCGTACCGGAGGGAACCGCATCGTGACCGAGCAGTCGAGCACCGACCCGTCCCCGCGGCGGGCCGCCGCGCGCGCCGTCGGCCTCACCAAGACCTACGGCACGGGGGACGCCACGGTCACCGCCCTGGACGGCGTGGACGTCGAGCTCTACGCCGGCGAGTTCACCGCGGTGATGGGGCCGTCCGGCTCCGGCAAGTCCACCCTGATGCACTGCTGTGCCGCCCTCGACAGCGTCACCAGCGGGTCGGTGTTCGTCGGCGACACCGAGCTCAGCCGGCTCGGCGACAAGGAGCTGACCCGGCTGCGGCGCGACGAGATCGGCTTCGTGTTCCAGTCCTTCAACCTGGTGCCGACGCTGACCGCCGAGGAGAACATCCTGCTGCCGCTCTCGATCGCCGGCCGCCGCCCGGACCCCGCGTGGTACGACCTGGTCATCGACACCGTCGGCCTGCGCGACCGGCTCACGCACCGGCCCAACGAGCTGTCCGGCGGCCAGCAGCAGCGGGTCGCGGTGGCCCGGGCGCTGGCCAGCCGGCCCTCGATCGTGTTCGCCGACGAGCCGACCGGCAACCTCGACTCGCGCTCCGGCGCGGAGGTGCTCACGCTGCTGCGGCGCTCGGTCGACGAGTTCGGGCAGACCGTCGTGATGGTCACCCACGACCCGGTCGCGGCGGCGTTCACCGACCGGGTGCTGTTCCTCGCCGACGGCCGCGTCGTGGACGAGGTGCGGCACCCCGACCGGGAGACGGTCCTGGACCGGATGACCCGGATGGACGCCCGACAGCTCGACGCGGTTGCCGCGGACGGCACTCCGGACTGATCCGCCCGGGTCGGGTGTCCGCGGTGGCAGGGGGTCCTTTGGTCCCTGCCACAGCCACCGGCCGGGACGCTATGGTGGGCGCGAGGGGGCCGAGGGAGGTGTCATGGGTGACGTGATCACACCAGATCGCTCGCGCCCGGCGGTGCACAAGCACGTCCAGGTCCGCGAGTACGTCCGGGGGCTGATCCAGGGTGCCGAGCCTGGCAGTCCGGCCCCGTCCGAGCGGGAGCTGGTGCACCACTTCGGCGTGGCCCGGATGACCGTGCGGCAGGCGCTCGACGCGCTCGTCGCCGAGGGGCTGCTCGAGCGGGTCCCCGGCCGGGGCACCTTCGTGGCGCGCGCCAAGATCGACGTCCAGGTGCGGCTCTCCAGCTACACCGAGGAGATGGGCCGCCGGGGCATGAAGCCGGACGCGCGCACGCTGCTGGCCCGCATGGAGTCCGCCGGGCCGGGCGTCGCGCGCGCCCTCGAGATCGGCGAGGGCGACAAGGTCGTGCACTGGCAGCGGCTGCGGCTGGCCGACGGCACCCCGATGTGCATCGAGGACGCCTACCTCTCCGACGCCATCCTGCCGAACTTCCTGGACCACGCGCTCCCCGAGAGCCTGTACGTCGAGCTGCAGCGCCGCGGCCTGCTGCCCACGTGGGGCGAGGACTCGGTGGACGCGGCCCTGGCGCGCAAGGACGAGGCCGAGCTGCTCGGCATCCCCGAGGGCACGCCGGTGCTGCGGATCGCCCGGCGGGCGTTCGCGGGCAACATCGCCGTGGAGGTCTCGCGGTCGACGTACCGTGCCGACCGGTTCACGCTGTGGGTGCCGCTGTCCCGCCCGAACACACCGGTGACCCCCGCCCGATGACTCGATGACGGCTCGCCGGATCCCCGTCCTCGACGGGCACAACGACCTGCCCTGGGCGCTGCGCGAGCACTGCGGGTACGACCTGTCGAAGGTCGACCTGGCGGGCGGCGAGGGCGCCGTGCACACCGACCTCCCGCGGCTGCGCGCCGGCGGGGTGGCCGGCCAGTTCTGGTCGGTGTTCGTGCCGTGCTCGCTGGCCGGTGACGAGGCGGTCACCGCGACCCTCGAGCAGGTCGACTTCGTGCACCGGCTGGTGGCGGCGTTCCCCGACGACCTCGCCCTGTGCCGCACGGCGGACGAGGTGGAGGCCGCGATGCGGGCCGGCCGGATCGCCTCGCTGAGCGGGATGGAGGGCGGGCACTCGATCAACTCCTCGCTCGGCACGCTGCGGATGATGCACGCGCTCGGGGTGCGCTACATGACCCTCACCCACAACGAGAACGTCCCGTGGGCGGACTCGGCCACCGACGAGCCGGTGCTCGGCGGGCTCTCCGACTTCGGTCGCGACGTGGTCCGCGAGATGAACCGGATCGGCATGTTCGTGGACCTCTCGCACGTCTCCGCCGACGTGATGCGCGACGCGCTCGCGGTGGCCACGGCTCCGGCGATCTTCAGCCACAGCTCGGCGCGCGCCGTCTGCGACCACCCCCGCAACGTGCCCGACGACGTGCTCGCCTCGCTGGCCGGCAACGGCGGCGTCTGCATGGTGACGTTCGTGCCGCCGTTCGTCAGCCAGGACTGGGCGACGTGGTGGTTCGAGAGCATGGACGTGGTGTCCGGGCGCGGCGGCGACCCGCGCCGGTTCGAGGACCTCGACCCGGTGCTCCAGGAGCGGATGGCGGTGGCGCCGCCCGCGCCGACCGTCGCCGACGTCGCCGACCACGTCGAGCACGTCCGGGACGTCGCCGGCCTGGCCCACGTCGGCATCGGCGGCGACTACGACGGCTCCGTGTCGTTCCCCGCCGGCCTGGAGGACGTCTCGGGCTACCCGCGGCTCTTCGACGAGCTGCGCGCGCGAGGCTGGTCCGAGGACGACCTGGTGGCGCTCGGGTCCGGCAACGTGCTGCGGGCGCTGCGGGACATGGAGTCCGCGGCCTCGTGAGCGTCGCCGGGCTGCTGCTCGCCGCCGGGGCGGGCCGACGGATGGGTGGGCCCAAGTCCCTGCTGCGCGACCCGCACGGCGTGCCGTTCCTGGACCGCGCCGTCGGGCTGCTGCTGGACGGCGGCTGCGCGACGGTGACCGTGGTGCTGGGCGCCTCCGCCGGGGAGGCCCGGGCGCTGCTGGACGAGGCCGGCTGGACCGCGGACCCCGCGGTCGACGTGGTCGTCGCGGACGACTGGGACGAGGGCATGGGCGCCTCGCTGCGGACCGGGCTGCGGGCCCTGTCCGGGCGGGGCGACGAGGCGGCCCTGGTCACGCTGGTGGACCTGCCCGACGTCGACGAGCGGGTGCTGCGCCGGGTGCTGGCCGCCGGCCGGGGACCCGGGGCGCTGGTGCGGTCGACGTACGGCGGGGAGCCGGGGCACCCGGTGCTGATCGGGCGGGACCACTGGGCCGGCGTCGTGGAGACCGCCGCCGGGGACCGCGGGGCGCGCACCTACTTCCGGACCCACGCGCCGCTGGCCTGCGAGTGCGGCGACCTGGCGACCGGGCGGGACCTGGACCGTCCCGAGGACCTGCTGGAATAACCGGCCACCGATGACTGTTGTAGCGACAACAGTCATTCGAGGAGAGGTCGACAGCATGCGCATCGCGGTCTACGGGGCAACAGGGATGGTCGGCAGCAGGATCGCCGCGGAGGCGGTGGCCCGCGGCCACGAGGTCACCGGCGTCAGCCGTTCCGGCGGGGAGCTGCCCGAGGGCGTGAAGCCCGAGCAGGGCGACGCGCTGGACGCAGACCTGGCCCGCCGGGTCGCCGCGAGCCACGACGTCGTGGTGTCCGCCGTCGGCCCGAGCCGCACCGGCGCCGACGAGGGCCGCTTCGTGCAGGCCGTGCGGACGCTGGTGGAGACGCTGGGCGACAGCCGCCTGGTGGTCGTGGGCGGGGCGGGCAGCCTGCTCGTCGACGGCGTCCGGCTGGTGGACGGCCCGGACTTCCCGGAGGCCTACAAGAGCGAGTCGCTGATCGGCGCGGACAGCCTCGCCTACCTGCGCGGGCTGCCCGAGGGGCCCGACTGGACCTACCTGTCCCCGGCACCGGTGATCGCCCCCGGCGAGCGCACCGGCTCCTACCGGCTCGGGCTGGAGTCCCCGGCCGGCGACTTCGTCAGCGCCGAGGACTACGCCGCCGCGCTGCTGGACGAGGTGGAGACCCCCCAGCACAGCAGGAAGCGGTTCACCGTCGCCTCCTGACCCCGATAGTCCGTGACGGACTTGTTGCTCCGGGGTACCGGAGACAACAATTCCGTCACGGACTATCCGGACGGTCGGTGCACCGGGTTGCTCCCTTGGGGGATGCTGGGGCTCATGCAAGAGACCTCTGTCGGTTCGCCCGACGACCTGGCCAAGCGACTCGGTGAGACCGGGTACCTCTGCGACGACTCGCTGGCCACCATCGGCTACCTCGCCCTGAAGATGCACCGGCCGCTGCTGCTGGAGGGGGGAGCCGGGCACCGGCAAGACGGCG
It encodes:
- a CDS encoding alpha-ketoglutarate-dependent dioxygenase AlkB; its protein translation is MTVEFQTSLFDSPDDLDCPDGTGGPDAALGPLGGTVTRHVLTRGAWVDVRPGWVSGSDELFARLVTDVPWHAERRVMWDNEVAVPRLLKFYAEDEPLPDPLLVEARHALDRHYAAELGERFRSAGMCFYRDGRDSVAWHGDTIGRSSTEDTMVAILSLGEARRLSLRPRTGGESISFPVGHGDLLVMGGSCQRTWEHAVLKTARPVGPRISIQFRPYGVR
- a CDS encoding AAA family ATPase; its protein translation is MTRGLLLNGTVGAGKTSVAAAVGDLLRERDEPHAVLDLDALRQAWPSPPGDRFNTTILLANLRAVSANVRAAGARTLVLAGVVETAADREALTRAAGVPLTFVRLTADPDLVRARLRSRHRDDPDGLRWHLARSSELADLLAAAAVEDHVVDTTAASVPTVAAQVLALTRH
- a CDS encoding DUF1990 family protein, whose protein sequence is MAREVGRLPARDVDRLGALPFSYAPVGATSGSTYPAGFHRLDLEVAVGRGEADLRRAAETLMTWRMHAGAGLRVAAGSPRVHTGAVVLCRLGPLRIPCRVVWVVDEPTRTGFAYGTLPGHPEAGEESFVVRLDGDVVRLAVSAYSRPGLLVTRLAGPVGRWGQRRMLARYAGALR
- a CDS encoding DUF3253 domain-containing protein, whose amino-acid sequence is MPPEEKTGPDVDARLEAAILDLLGKRAPTSTICPSDAARAVRPDGWRDLMEPARRAARRLVADGSVVVTQGGRVVDPATATGPIRIRRAG
- a CDS encoding ABC transporter ATP-binding protein, which translates into the protein MTEQSSTDPSPRRAAARAVGLTKTYGTGDATVTALDGVDVELYAGEFTAVMGPSGSGKSTLMHCCAALDSVTSGSVFVGDTELSRLGDKELTRLRRDEIGFVFQSFNLVPTLTAEENILLPLSIAGRRPDPAWYDLVIDTVGLRDRLTHRPNELSGGQQQRVAVARALASRPSIVFADEPTGNLDSRSGAEVLTLLRRSVDEFGQTVVMVTHDPVAAAFTDRVLFLADGRVVDEVRHPDRETVLDRMTRMDARQLDAVAADGTPD
- a CDS encoding GntR family transcriptional regulator, whose product is MGDVITPDRSRPAVHKHVQVREYVRGLIQGAEPGSPAPSERELVHHFGVARMTVRQALDALVAEGLLERVPGRGTFVARAKIDVQVRLSSYTEEMGRRGMKPDARTLLARMESAGPGVARALEIGEGDKVVHWQRLRLADGTPMCIEDAYLSDAILPNFLDHALPESLYVELQRRGLLPTWGEDSVDAALARKDEAELLGIPEGTPVLRIARRAFAGNIAVEVSRSTYRADRFTLWVPLSRPNTPVTPAR
- a CDS encoding dipeptidase; its protein translation is MTARRIPVLDGHNDLPWALREHCGYDLSKVDLAGGEGAVHTDLPRLRAGGVAGQFWSVFVPCSLAGDEAVTATLEQVDFVHRLVAAFPDDLALCRTADEVEAAMRAGRIASLSGMEGGHSINSSLGTLRMMHALGVRYMTLTHNENVPWADSATDEPVLGGLSDFGRDVVREMNRIGMFVDLSHVSADVMRDALAVATAPAIFSHSSARAVCDHPRNVPDDVLASLAGNGGVCMVTFVPPFVSQDWATWWFESMDVVSGRGGDPRRFEDLDPVLQERMAVAPPAPTVADVADHVEHVRDVAGLAHVGIGGDYDGSVSFPAGLEDVSGYPRLFDELRARGWSEDDLVALGSGNVLRALRDMESAAS
- a CDS encoding nucleotidyltransferase family protein, with the translated sequence MSVAGLLLAAGAGRRMGGPKSLLRDPHGVPFLDRAVGLLLDGGCATVTVVLGASAGEARALLDEAGWTADPAVDVVVADDWDEGMGASLRTGLRALSGRGDEAALVTLVDLPDVDERVLRRVLAAGRGPGALVRSTYGGEPGHPVLIGRDHWAGVVETAAGDRGARTYFRTHAPLACECGDLATGRDLDRPEDLLE
- a CDS encoding NAD(P)-dependent oxidoreductase, with translation MRIAVYGATGMVGSRIAAEAVARGHEVTGVSRSGGELPEGVKPEQGDALDADLARRVAASHDVVVSAVGPSRTGADEGRFVQAVRTLVETLGDSRLVVVGGAGSLLVDGVRLVDGPDFPEAYKSESLIGADSLAYLRGLPEGPDWTYLSPAPVIAPGERTGSYRLGLESPAGDFVSAEDYAAALLDEVETPQHSRKRFTVAS